The genomic region TTGACCGGCTATTTCACCGGCAATGCTAAAGGTTGCCACCGTCCTAGCAATGTCGGTTAAATCATGGCTTAAAGCTAAGACCACACCTAAGAGGCCATCTAGCATATCACCACTACCGACATTGGTCTGAAAGGCTGGGTGGCCGTTATCAACCCGCCAGGTGTTTTTGCCGTCAGTGATAAAGTCGCTGGGTCCCGAAAGGACGACCAGGCAGTCCTGCTTTTTGGCGGCTGCTTGGGCCAAGGAAGCCAGGTCACCACTGCCTTGACCGGCGTCGATGCCATTGGCCTGCCAGCTTTCACCAGCTAGGTAGGCGATTTCACCGGCATTTCCCCGAATCAGGGTTGGCTGAACCTGTTCCGTCAGGGTCTTGAAGTTCCCCTGACGGAGTTTGGTGGCGCTGATGGCCACCGGGTCAATAACGACCGGTAGGCCCTTTTGATTGGCCACCTGGCCAGCCTGGGCGCCGGCTGCTAAATCACCAGTATTGGTGGTGCCCAGGTTGATGACCAGGGCTTGGGCGATGGCCATCAAGTCCTGGGCTTCATCGGCGTCAGTAAACATAATAGGGGAACCACCGTAAAAATTAATGGCATCGGCCACCCGCTGGGGGGTCACAAAGTTGGCGACGTTTAAAATGACCGGGTTACTTTGACGGATATTTTCAATGGTTAACATGCTATGCTCCTTTTAGTTGGGCGATGGTTTTTGGAAGATTGGTACTCTGCATCAGGGCCGAAATCACGGCCAGACCGCTAACGCCGGTTTGCAGGACTGCAGCCGCATTAGCAGGAGTGATGCCCCCAATGGCTACGGTGGGCAAATCGGGTACGGCCTGGACTAATTGGGTGAGGCCAGTCAGGCCAATTGGGGCCTGGACCTGGTCCTTACTGCGGGTGGCTGCAACCGGACCCAGCCCCAGATAATCAATGGCAGTCAGGTCACCACTAGCCCTTAGTTCATTTAAATCGTGGACCGAAAGGCCTAAAATCCAGTCCGGGTGATCACGGGAAATGGCATGGATATTCTCATCACCCTGGCCAAGGTGTAGGCCATCAGCTTGAATTTTTTCGGCTAGGACAACGTCATCATCGACAATCAGGGGCAGTTGGTATTTTTTAGTGATGGCCCGGACCTGCTGTCCCAGCTGTTCGCGGGCCGCCCCGGATAAGCTGCCCTGGTCTTTTTCCCGGAATTGGAAAATGGTAACGCCGCTTTGGCAGGCCCGTTCCAGCTGCGCTAAGAAGTAATCAACGTCACCACCGGTGTTTTGGCTACCGCCGATGAAGTAAACTGCCAGGTCACTCGGTTTAAAGTTTTTAG from Leuconostocaceae bacterium ESL0723 harbors:
- the thiE gene encoding thiamine phosphate synthase — encoded protein: MSKNFKPSDLAVYFIGGSQNTGGDVDYFLAQLERACQSGVTIFQFREKDQGSLSGAAREQLGQQVRAITKKYQLPLIVDDDVVLAEKIQADGLHLGQGDENIHAISRDHPDWILGLSVHDLNELRASGDLTAIDYLGLGPVAATRSKDQVQAPIGLTGLTQLVQAVPDLPTVAIGGITPANAAAVLQTGVSGLAVISALMQSTNLPKTIAQLKGA
- the thiM gene encoding hydroxyethylthiazole kinase — protein: MLTIENIRQSNPVILNVANFVTPQRVADAINFYGGSPIMFTDADEAQDLMAIAQALVINLGTTNTGDLAAGAQAGQVANQKGLPVVIDPVAISATKLRQGNFKTLTEQVQPTLIRGNAGEIAYLAGESWQANGIDAGQGSGDLASLAQAAAKKQDCLVVLSGPSDFITDGKNTWRVDNGHPAFQTNVGSGDMLDGLLGVVLALSHDLTDIARTVATFSIAGEIAGQAFSNQPASFMVEVFNQLANLTDEVIDQHLKMTAL